Proteins from a single region of Tamandua tetradactyla isolate mTamTet1 chromosome 12, mTamTet1.pri, whole genome shotgun sequence:
- the INSYN1 gene encoding inhibitory synaptic factor 1, translating into MNIRGTPDLGQPSDDPSSGCERERIRQRMKMVIGQLEGILQELKEVAKELREVVSQIDKLTSDFDFELEPDDWTTATVSSTSSSDKAGVGGPFDLGHLDFMTPDILSDSWEFCSFLDVSTPSDSVDGPESARPGAGPDYRLMNGSTPIPNGPRVETPDSSSEEAFSAGPTKGPLPQRTPGTRERVRFSDKVLYHALCCDDEEGDGEEGAAAEEGGLPPEPPRAEAYVSPLKPSPAPCKPRRSPLTGRRSGPAVAPEQTRRVTRNSSTQTVSDKSTQTVLPYTATRQKVRGKN; encoded by the exons ATGAACATTCGGGGCACCCCGGACCTCGGGCAGCCCAGTGACGACCCCAGCAGTGGCTGCGAGCGAGAGCGGATTCGACAGCGCATGAAGATGGTTATCGGGCAGCTCGAGGGCATACTGCAGGAGCTCAAGGAGGTGGCCAAGGAGCTGAGGGAG GTGGTGAGCCAGATTGATAAGCTAACCTCAGACTTCGACTTCGAGCTGGAGCCGGACGACTGGACCACGGCGACCGTGAGCAGCACCTCCAGCAGCGACAAGGCGGGCGTGGGCGGCCCCTTTGACCTGGGCCACCTGGACTTCATGACACCAGATATCCTCTCGGACAGCTGGGAGTTCTGCTCCTTTCTGGACGTCTCCACCCCCTCAGATTCCGTGGACGGCCCTGAGTCTGCCCGGCCAGGCGCTGGCCCTGACTACCGGCTCATGAACGGCAGCACGCCCATCCCCAACGGGCCCAGGGTGGAGACCCCCGACTCCTCCAGCGAGGAGGCCTTCAGCGCCGGCCCCACCAAGGGCCCGCTGCCCCAGCGGACCCCGGGCACACGGGAGAGGGTGCGGTTCAGTGACAAAGTGCTCTACCACGCGCTGTGCTGCGACGACGAGGAGGGGGACGGCGAGGAGGGGGCGGCGGCGGAGGAGGGGGGCCTGCCCCCCGAGCCTCCCCGCGCGGAAGCCTACGTGAGCCCCCTCAAGCCCTCCCCGGCCCCCTGCAAGCCCAGGCGCTCCCCACTGACTGGCCGCCGCTCGGGTCCTGCCGTGGCCCCCGAGCAGACCCGAAGGGTCACGAGGAACAGCAGCACCCAGACGGTGTCCGACAAGAGCACGCAGACGGTGCTGCCCTACACGGCCACCAGACAGAAAGTCAGGGGGAAGAACTAG